The window AAACATATTTGATCTTTTTTTCACTATCGGTAATTGTTTCATTCTTTCTTTATTCGGAGACAAGGAAATCACTATATATCTATTTCGCGGTTTCGAGTCTTGCCTTCATCATCACGATAAAAGAAACGTATATAATTACTTTTGCTGTTTTTATACTATCGTTAGCGCTTGCATATTGTTATGAAATTGCATTCCTTTCAACAAAAGGAACCAGAGTCTTTGCGATAAAAAACATACTCACCGCATTTGTCACAAACTGCAAGCAGCATACATACACTATAGGAATAAGTATCGGCATTTTTCTCCTGATCAATTTTTTATTGTTTTCCTCTTTTTTTACATATTTTGAAGGTATTACCGGTATATTAACTACCTTGAAAATCTGGACAAAGACAGGCACTCATTCCGGCGGGCATGCCAAACCATTCATTTACTATTTTACCTTACTGCGTAAATTTGAACTCCCCATACTGGTTATGGGTATTATGGGGTTTTATTATGCCTTCCGGCAGGGAAATAAATTTACCACATTCTTATCTTTTTGGACTATTTTCATATACGTTATCTACTCCTTCATTCCATATAAAACACCCTGGTTAATTGTAAACATTCTTCTGCCATTGTCTATCATGGGAGGTATTTTTATTCATGGCGTTTTCAAAACAATCAGGAAAAAATGGCATTATGTGACCTTTTATTCACTCTATGTATGCATTTTTGGGTTTTTTGCGTATCAGTCCATTCTATTGAATTTTGTCAATTATGATGACGAACGCTACGAATTGGTATATGTTCAAACCAAAAGAGATATCTACAACCTCATAGACAGAGTGGAATCCCTTGCCAAAGCATATGGAAACGATTTGACTATTAACATTGCCTCAAAATCATACTGGCCGCTACCCTGGTATTTCAGGAACTATAAAAATGCCCAGTTTTGGGGTCGTACTATCAGCAATCCAAATGCACCAATTATTCTTGTAGACAAGAATAATGAAGCAGAATTAAACAAACGATTAAAAAGCGAATACGTAAAAGAGCGTTTTGTTTTGCGCCCCGGTGTTTGGATCACCGCATATTTCCAGGAGGGCCTTTACGAGGCAGTATTTGGAAAAAAATCCACAAAAAAGGAGGAGGACCTACCGATTATTATATCGGAAAGAGAACTGACTCAAGGATTAAGTGTAAGGCGTTTTTATAATATCGATTGTATCGGAACGCCTTTCTCTTCAGGAATAGAAAAAGAGTCTATTTCATTTTCCTATAATGACGAAACAAAGAAACCGTATAGATCACCTTTCGCCATCGAGTGGGAGGGTTATCTTTCCGTTCCAAGAAAGGGTCTATACCAGTTTGCGACAAGGTCTGACGACGGTTCTGAAGTTTATATTGATAATAAACTGGTTGTTGATAATGGCGGGCCTCACGCATTACGCTATATTTCAGGGATTGTACCACTGGACGCGGGTTTTCATGCGCTCAGAATAAAATACTTCGATATAGGAGGCGGTGCTGTTATGGAATTTTTATGGAAACCACCTGAGGAAAACGAAACGCGGGTGCCACATACAGTACTCTTTCACAGGAAATGAATTACATCTGACAACTAGATATTTCCTTATTTTCGTGTTATAAAAATTTATTGATAGTGCCCCTGATAATCTTTGATCCTTATATTGACCAGGTCCTTAAACATCTGTAAAGAGTGTTTTATTGGGCTAACTGTGCTTAACGCAGAATTTTCCCAACGAATGGGCACTTCTTTGATTTTATAATGATGTTTTTGCGCAAGATACAGGGCTTCAACGTCAAAGGAAAAACCGTGAATCCTGCATCTGTTAAATACCTTTTTCGCAACATCCTTCTTGAATCCTTTAAACCCGCATTGCGTATCTATAATCCCTTTAAACAATAGTAAATTCACCATACCGTTAAAAATTTTCCCCATTTTTTCTCTATACCAGGGTTGACGAATGATAATATCAGCCCCTTTTTTACTTCTGGACCCGATTACTACATCATAACCATTTATAAGATACAACAGACATTTATCAATTTCTTCAATTGGAGTTGAGAGGTCCGCATCGGTAAAAAAAATATATCTTCCCTCTGCCGATAACATGCCTCTTCTGACGGAGTACCCTTTTCCCATATTCCTCCTATTCGGGAAAACAACTATGTGTTCCTTTAAACGCATATAATCATGTATCACCTGTAATGTATTATCCGTGGAACCATCATCTATAATGATAATTTCGTAGGAAAATTGTTGTTTGTCAAGATACTCGCAAATCTTCTCCAGGGTGGGTAGGACCCTCTTTTCTTCATTATAAGCAGGTATAATTAATGAAAGATAACAGGTGGTCAATGTTTGTATACCCATTAAAATTTTAGATCGTTGACACTGAGTATTGCGGTTAACATGGAAATTACGATTACACCAATAACAGCGCCCATCAACAATATAAGCACCGGTTCCACCATGGTAACAAGTCGTTTCATTCTCTGTTCCACATCAGCATCAAAATTATCCGCCACTTTGAGAAGCATCTGGTCAAAAGTACCTGTTTCTTCACCTACCTTCAATAAATGAACTGCAAGTTCTGGTAAATAACCCCGCTCTGCAAGTGAAACAGTAAGGCTTGCGCCTTCTTTCACATTCGCCTTAACATTTCCCAGAATATTCACCAGATGTTGATTGGATAGAACATCTTTCACAATATCCATTGATTTAAGCAAAGGCACGCCGTTTTCCAATAAAGTGCCAAGGGTTCTGGCAAACCTTGCTATTTGCATTCTCCACAAAAGATCGCCGAACAGTGGTAATTTTAATTTTTTTTGATCTATTTTAATGGCCGTTTTACGCTCTTTCATAGCTCTTTTATATAAAAAAACCGCAGCAATAAGCAGAACAATTGCCATCCAGCCATATTTTATAGAGTACTGACTTACTCCCATGAGGAGCATTGTCGAAAAGGGAAGCGCAATCCCCATGCCTTCAAAAATTTGTGTAAATTTTGGTATAACATAAACAATGAGAGCCCCCACTGAAATAATACCCGTACTACTCAATAAAAGCGGGTAGATCATTGCAGAAATAATTTCACCTTTTACTTTTTGCAATCTTTCCTGAAATGACCCCAACCTTTTCAATACCTGAGGCAACACACCGCCTTCTTCTCCCGCGCGTATCATATTAATATAGATAGTAGAAAATAGTTTGGCATGGTTCTCAAGCGCTTCGGCAAAGGGCTTCCCCGATTTAATACCCTTCAGAAGATCCTCGATAACGGTTTTCAATGCAATTTTATCATTACCGGCCACTAATATGGACAAACTTTTATCGAGAGGGATACCACCTTCAAGTAAAGTTGACAATTCCTGAGTAAAGGGTAATATAGCTTTTTTATTGGCACGATTCAGGAAAAAACCAAATTTTTTATGCTTATCTACCTGATAAATATGTAAAATAATATGACCTGATCTACGAAAATCCTTGATCAGATCGGTTTTATTATCAGCCTCTTTTTCCCCTTCAACAATGCCGCTTGAGTTTGTCAATAATTTATATTTATAGGTATGCATACACCATTATTTCTTTATATTTGAACGCATAACGACAACATGCTCTTCACCATACCAATCAAGTAAAATACGATCCTCTTCTATATTCTTTACCTTGTAGTCTGCGATCTCTTCTCCTTCCTCAATAAAGACAAAGTTTTTATTGTTATTTTTCTTGTCAGGATTAACAATTAACGCTTTTTTGGTATCACCAAAAATTACAATTCCGTGTAATGTAATCTCCATCGGTTTCCCTTTCGGTTTCTCTTTCGGTTCTAATGTTTGTTTCGATTTTGCTAGATTGTTTTCTTTTTTTTGCGACACTTCAAGTGGTGGAATTTTGCTTTCTTCAGGAGCATGCCATGTTTGGCGGCCTGGAGAAAAAGGATTGTGCGTCAGAATACCTTCATACTGATCAATCAATTTCCTGTCTTCTTCTAAAAATATTAACGACGTTTGATCTTTAGAATGCTCTCCACTATCCTTTATTGATTCAATTGTATCTGTCGGCGGATAATAAACAAACTTTACACACAAAACAGCAAGACCAACGACACAAACAAGTAAAACAAGATTTATAATGGGCAAATAGTGTTTCCAGCGTCTCAACTGTTTCCCGGCATCTCCCATGAAACGCAACAGCGCTGTTTTATTTATGGTGAATTTCATGTTTTTTATAATTTTTTTTCTATGGCGGCGATCGCAGTTAATGTAGAACTCATAGATGCTCCTTTTATTACATTCAATCCTATGGTTTTTATTCTAAGGTTGTTGAGAAAAAGAAGTTTTTCATTATTGCATTCTATATCGTATAAGAATTTCTGCATTTTCTGTATGCTATCCAAATCGCGTATTTCAAAATTAATTGATAAAGCAATCAGGTAAGGCGCTTTGTTAATTACCTCTTTTTTTAATGATGTACTCCTGGAAACACTCAATCCATTCTTCTTTGCCAAAGTATTGACTATTTCCTGCAACTTCGCGGAAGCAAGCTCTTCTGTTTCTTCAAACAAAAATTTATCTTGCAATTGCGCATAATAGTGTTCCAGGTCTTTCACTCGTTCCTCATAGTGTTTTTTCTGTGCGACAAAAGCGTGGTATTTCCCCAACAGCTTTTTTTGTGTATCTAGCAGCTCTCTCGTCTCGTTAATTGACTTAAAAAACGGACTTATTGCAAACCTGTCAACGCCAAAATAAAGTACGACAACGGATGCGGTAACTATTAATATTTTTTCTCGTAGGTTATATTTTCCAAATATCTCAAAAAGTCTTTCCATGCTTTATTGTTTTACCAGATTTCCTTTTATTCGAAAACTTTCCTCATCATTCCGTGTTTTTGTAACGGGGGAGGACAAACCCACACCTGAAAAAAGCGGTGAATTTTCCAGTATTGGGATCAGGTTCGCGGAAGATTCTGCAATGCCCTCTATTTCAAAAGTATTGTGTGTGAGGTTAATGGCCTTTGTCCATGCATTATCCGGCAACTTCTTTGCCAATTCTGAGATCGCATCAATTCTTGGAACATGTTTTTCTCTTAATTCATTGACGTTTCTGACCGTTTCTTCAAGTATTGACATTCGCTCTTTTATTCTATCAACAACAACAACATTTCTTTTCACCGAATTTATACGGGTCTTAACCGTTTGCAAAAGAGACAGATCATTACATTTCTGGATATAAGGAATAAGAAATACAAAAAATATTAGTATCCCCGCAAGAAAACACAACAACGTCATTTGAGGGTTTAATCGCCTGTTGCGTGACTTAATCAGGCTGAGGCCGCAATGGTACGATGATAAACCATACAGCGCCGCGCCATATGATTCGGCCCCTTCATCCAACACCCGTACCTTCTCTTTATATTCAGCGGATAAAAAATTGCCTTCGACGCCTTCTAAATAAATTACGCTCGGAGCATTTGTTTCCAAATGAGTAACCAACCCTTCACGTTTTTTAACAACTGAAGTGCAAACCAAATGACCGTGTTCAAAAATATTATAACAATAATTGTTTGGATTCTTCGTAATCACGGCGACAGATTCATTATTTTCACCAAGAATCGGCAAAAAAGCAAATGAGGATATAATTACCCTTGAAGGTGTAATTTCCATCAGCTTCAACTTTGACAGGATGCTATCCAACTCAATTTTTTTTACGGCAACAATGAGTACATTTGTTTTTCGTCCTATATGAGACAAGGAGTGAATATCATAATACACGTCTTCATTCGTAAAGGGAATAAAGCTGTCTAATTGATATTCAAGTGCATCCCTGAATTCTTTAAGATTAGCATGCGGACATTCTATTTCCCGTATGATACACCTGCTTCTCGGTAATGAAAGGATTGTCTCTCCAACAGGTATTCTTTGCTGTATTAATGCATGGCTTAATTGAAAGTCTTCTTTTAATAGAAAATCTTTCACCCTGAACGTAAAAGGTAAATAGGTAATCAATTTTTTCCTGACGATTGTTAGTACAAGATCATTTCCACAGATAGACAAACCTGTAGCGCTGGGAAAAAACATATTAACAAATGGTACATTTTGCATTCAGCAGCACCTTATTACCTTAAAACAAAGAAAAGACGTTATTCATTTGTGTATAACAATGACGAAATTTCTATCGTTTTTCCGTATTCAGCCGGATAAATATTGTAGTGCAATGTAACGATTATTCCGGGTATACGGCAACGATTCTAAAATGTTGTATCCCCTTTAAAACAATCATCTTGTATGAATTTTGTATGCCGTCTGCGGAAGATATTGAATTGATCGTTACATAATTTGAATCGTATACCGTCAAAAAGTCCAGTATTTTGTGAAAATTCGATCCAACAATACCAAAACTTCTAAATAACTCCTTCAGTTCACCAAATTCTTTAATTTTTCCCTGTTCCTCTCTGAGTGTTATTATTCCTTCGGCTATTTCCGGAGTAATCAAAGGCACGTATTGTAACACCTCCCTGGAAGCGTAGTTTACATTTATTTTTCCAGACCCATACATCGTTACATGTTCCCGTAGCATTTCATATATTTTTGGTGTAACACCTTTCACAAGGGCTAATTCCTCAATAGTTTCAAAGGGACCATTCTTCGCTTCGTATGGATCTGGCAGCGTCGCATAATAATCACTCTCCGCACCGTTGATATGGTGTAAGCTGTCCTTATCTACCCAATCTAATATAGAACCTGTTATCGTATCAGCATCGATTTCGCTGATAGTTAAAGAAGTAAGAAATTTGATAAACCCTTCTCTTGTATCATCTTTTATTCCATTTATATTTATTTTTCCATTTTCATCACTAATGTATACATCGCAATTCCCCCCCCCTATTTCAACAGAATAGGGATTACTGCTCGGCCCCCACGGTTTATTTTTCAATCTTGAAAAAAGGTCTTCCTCATCCCCTTCTTTCTCTATTATGGCATCCCCCCCATCGTTTGTTTTCTTTTCCTGCTCTTCCGGTAGTAATATCATCTGTGTTGCATATAAACAAGCGCCTCGTGCGGCGTATATATTTTTTATACGCTCCGAATATGCAATTTCTGTCTTTATCGCTATACCCGTATCAAGGGAAAGATTTAAGGAAATAAAGCCTAATATGACTATTGCCCATAAACTAAAAATGAGTACATAGCC of the Candidatus Brocadiaceae bacterium genome contains:
- a CDS encoding TIGR03663 family protein codes for the protein MEKYKKQNIYVCISFFVPVFIASFIRFWDLDLRPFHADEGVNSNFLLNLYNKNYYHYNPANYHGPFLYYIGLIPFYIFGISDFSFRLMPVLFGIMNVALLYPLRRRLGNMGILTAGLLVALSPAISFFSRDTIHETYLIFFSLSVIVSFFLYSETRKSLYIYFAVSSLAFIITIKETYIITFAVFILSLALAYCYEIAFLSTKGTRVFAIKNILTAFVTNCKQHTYTIGISIGIFLLINFLLFSSFFTYFEGITGILTTLKIWTKTGTHSGGHAKPFIYYFTLLRKFELPILVMGIMGFYYAFRQGNKFTTFLSFWTIFIYVIYSFIPYKTPWLIVNILLPLSIMGGIFIHGVFKTIRKKWHYVTFYSLYVCIFGFFAYQSILLNFVNYDDERYELVYVQTKRDIYNLIDRVESLAKAYGNDLTINIASKSYWPLPWYFRNYKNAQFWGRTISNPNAPIILVDKNNEAELNKRLKSEYVKERFVLRPGVWITAYFQEGLYEAVFGKKSTKKEEDLPIIISERELTQGLSVRRFYNIDCIGTPFSSGIEKESISFSYNDETKKPYRSPFAIEWEGYLSVPRKGLYQFATRSDDGSEVYIDNKLVVDNGGPHALRYISGIVPLDAGFHALRIKYFDIGGGAVMEFLWKPPEENETRVPHTVLFHRK
- a CDS encoding glycosyltransferase family 2 protein produces the protein MTTCYLSLIIPAYNEEKRVLPTLEKICEYLDKQQFSYEIIIIDDGSTDNTLQVIHDYMRLKEHIVVFPNRRNMGKGYSVRRGMLSAEGRYIFFTDADLSTPIEEIDKCLLYLINGYDVVIGSRSKKGADIIIRQPWYREKMGKIFNGMVNLLLFKGIIDTQCGFKGFKKDVAKKVFNRCRIHGFSFDVEALYLAQKHHYKIKEVPIRWENSALSTVSPIKHSLQMFKDLVNIRIKDYQGHYQ
- a CDS encoding type II secretion system F family protein, whose product is MHTYKYKLLTNSSGIVEGEKEADNKTDLIKDFRRSGHIILHIYQVDKHKKFGFFLNRANKKAILPFTQELSTLLEGGIPLDKSLSILVAGNDKIALKTVIEDLLKGIKSGKPFAEALENHAKLFSTIYINMIRAGEEGGVLPQVLKRLGSFQERLQKVKGEIISAMIYPLLLSSTGIISVGALIVYVIPKFTQIFEGMGIALPFSTMLLMGVSQYSIKYGWMAIVLLIAAVFLYKRAMKERKTAIKIDQKKLKLPLFGDLLWRMQIARFARTLGTLLENGVPLLKSMDIVKDVLSNQHLVNILGNVKANVKEGASLTVSLAERGYLPELAVHLLKVGEETGTFDQMLLKVADNFDADVEQRMKRLVTMVEPVLILLMGAVIGVIVISMLTAILSVNDLKF
- a CDS encoding type II secretion system protein M; translated protein: MERLFEIFGKYNLREKILIVTASVVVLYFGVDRFAISPFFKSINETRELLDTQKKLLGKYHAFVAQKKHYEERVKDLEHYYAQLQDKFLFEETEELASAKLQEIVNTLAKKNGLSVSRSTSLKKEVINKAPYLIALSINFEIRDLDSIQKMQKFLYDIECNNEKLLFLNNLRIKTIGLNVIKGASMSSTLTAIAAIEKKL
- a CDS encoding PilN domain-containing protein produces the protein MQNVPFVNMFFPSATGLSICGNDLVLTIVRKKLITYLPFTFRVKDFLLKEDFQLSHALIQQRIPVGETILSLPRSRCIIREIECPHANLKEFRDALEYQLDSFIPFTNEDVYYDIHSLSHIGRKTNVLIVAVKKIELDSILSKLKLMEITPSRVIISSFAFLPILGENNESVAVITKNPNNYCYNIFEHGHLVCTSVVKKREGLVTHLETNAPSVIYLEGVEGNFLSAEYKEKVRVLDEGAESYGAALYGLSSYHCGLSLIKSRNRRLNPQMTLLCFLAGILIFFVFLIPYIQKCNDLSLLQTVKTRINSVKRNVVVVDRIKERMSILEETVRNVNELREKHVPRIDAISELAKKLPDNAWTKAINLTHNTFEIEGIAESSANLIPILENSPLFSGVGLSSPVTKTRNDEESFRIKGNLVKQ
- a CDS encoding general secretion pathway protein GspK, encoding MILLPEEQEKKTNDGGDAIIEKEGDEEDLFSRLKNKPWGPSSNPYSVEIGGGNCDVYISDENGKININGIKDDTREGFIKFLTSLTISEIDADTITGSILDWVDKDSLHHINGAESDYYATLPDPYEAKNGPFETIEELALVKGVTPKIYEMLREHVTMYGSGKINVNYASREVLQYVPLITPEIAEGIITLREEQGKIKEFGELKELFRSFGIVGSNFHKILDFLTVYDSNYVTINSISSADGIQNSYKMIVLKGIQHFRIVAVYPE